DNA sequence from the bacterium genome:
ACGCGCGTCGCTGCGCCGAGTGGTTGGCACACCGGCTCGCATTGAATGTGGAGCGTTGCCGTGTCCGACAGCTCGGCGCAGCGCTCGGCGAACTCGAGAAGCCTCGGCGCGCTGTCGAGGTAGGCATCATAGATCCAGTCCCAGGTGAAGTTCTCGACCAGAACCGAAGGCACACCGAGTCGGCGGGCGACCTCGACTCCCAACGGCGAGATGTCGCTCACCACGACTCGAGGAGGTGATTCACTCCAGCCTCGAGCGAGGCTCTCTGCCGCCTCGTCGAGCCCGAACCAGAACCTCTCGAGAGCCGTGACCGTAGCCCGGGCGTCTTCGCGGACCGGGTCGATCTGAACGAGCCCGACGTCGCACTCTACCGGCAGTACTCGGTGCTGCACCGAGAGCGACTGAGCGAAGAACCACGTCGGGACCGTGGTCACGATCTCGAAGCTGATGTCGCTCTCGCGCCGGCCGAGTGCCGCCATGACCGCCGCCGCCCGGGCCGCATGGCCGAAGCCGTGCGGCGTGACGAAGTAGGCAATCGAGCATGCCGCCATGCGTTCATCCTAGCCCGTGATCCCACTCCTCTCGGTTGCCCTGTATCCTGGTACCGATGATGTGGCTGGACTCGATCCCCTGGTCGATCGTCATCCTGCTTTGTCTGACGATCGGGCTGGCGCCTTTTACGCCGCCGCATCTCGTCGAGAAGATCCAGATGCTGGCCGAGGGCCGGTTGGTTCGGGCGATCGACTGGTTCGACCTGCTGCTCCATGCCGCGCCCTGGTTGCTCTTGATTCTCAAGGGCATGCGCGCGGCAACGAAGAGCTAGTCATCGCGGGGAGCTCCCCGGGCGCGGAGGGTATCCTAGGCGCCGGATGAGCACCTGGATCGGCACCGCGAGCGACTGGCTGTGGGGGCCACCCATGCTGTTTCTAGTGCTCGGGACGGGCCTCTACCTGATCGTCCGCCTGCGGGTCGTGCAACTGCGCGAGCTGCCCGCGGCTTTGGGAGCGCTTCTCAGGAGACCGGATACCGGAGACGAAGGCGACATCAGCCCGTGGGCGGCGCTCATGACCGCCGTCGGCGGTATCGTCGGCAACGGCAACATCGCCGGTGTCGCGACCGCCATCACGGCCGGTGGCCCGGGTGCCCTTTTCTGGATGTGGATTTCGGGCGTAGTCGGCATGGGAACCATGTTTGCCGAATCGGTACTTGGGGTGCGCTACCGCAAGAAGTCGGCGGACGGGCTCTGGGTGGGCGGCCCGATGTACTACCTTCGTGACCGCCTGGGATGGCCGCGCGTGGCGGCCTTCTTCGCGGTCGGCATGGCCCTCAAGACGCTGCTCGCCACCACTACCGTCCAGAGCAACTCGATCGCCTCGGTCGTCGGCGCCCAGCTCGGATGGGCCCCGTTCACGGCCTGCCTGGCGGTCGCGGCCCTGACCGCGGTGGCGGTTCTCGGTGGCGTGCGCACGGTGGCTGTGGCGTCGGAGGTCTTGGCGCCGGTCATGGGTCTTCTCTATCTGACCGGAGCCGGGGCGGCGCTCTTCGTCTTTCGTGAGCAGCTCCTGCCAGCTCTTGGGCTGGTGTTCGAGCATGCCTTCAGCCCGATCGCCGCCACCGGCGGCTTTCTGGGCGCGGGAGTTCGCGAGGCTTTTCGCTTCGGTGTCGCCCGCGGCGTCTACTCGAACGAGGCCGGAACCGGCTCGGTGCCGATCGCCCATGCCTCGGCGAGGACGCATGATCCGGTCCGGCAGGGGAAGGTCGCGATGCTCGGTGTTCTGCTCGACACCCTGATCGTCTCGAGCGCGACCGGATTGGTGCTCCTTGCCAGCGGCGTTTGGAGCTCGGGCCTCGATTCGACCGCTCTCACCGCGTCTGCCTTTGCTGCCGGGCTCGGCGAGACCGGAGGATGGATCGTGCTGGCGGCCTCGATCTTGTTCGGACTCTCGACGCTGATCTCCTGGGCGTTCTACGGCGAGCAGTGCGCCGCCTACCTGTTCGGACCGAAGGCTCGACTGCCGTACCGGATGCTCTACTGCCTCGCCATCCTGGGCGGCGCCGCGGCCGGGGCGCGCGCGATCTGGGCCTGGGCCGATCTTCTCAACGGAGTCATGGCGATTCCCAACCTCATCGCCCTGGTGGTTCTGGGCGGCGAAGTCGGGCGCATGCTCCTGGTGCGCGGAGCGCTCGTCAAAGAGCGCGACTAGAGCGGCTTGCTAGCGGCCGGCGCCGTAACGCCGGCCGCGCGGGCGACGTCGACTCCTGATCTTGCCAGGTCCGGTGGCGGTTCTCGAGTCGGACTGCGCAGGCCGGCCGCTCGGACGAGCCTGCGGAAAATGGATGCTCTCGATGCCTTCGACCTGTCGTCGCGGAATCGGCGCTCCGAGTCTCTTCTCGACTTGGAACACCAGGTTGCGGTCCTCGGCGGTCACGAAGGTGTAGGCCTTGCCCTGGCGATCGGAACGCCCGGTGCGTCCGATGCGGTGCGTATAGGCATCCGTTGTATTGGGCATGTCGAAGTTGACGACGTGAGACACCTGCTGGACGTCGATACCTCGCGCCGCGATGTCGGTCGCCACGAGAACGTCGAACCGGCGCTTGCGGAATCCGTCCATGGCTCGCTCCCGCTGGCCCTGAGACATGTTGCCCTGCAGGGCCACGGCGCGGTGACCGGTTCGGCCGAGTTGCTGAGCGAGGCGCCGGGCGCGATGCTTGGTACGGGTGAAGACGATGGCCGAGGAAGTCCCGTCCTTGGCGAGGATGTGCTCGAGCAGGGCCAGTTTTCGCGTGCCCTCCACCGGGTAGAGAGCGTGCTCGATTGTCGTCAGGGGTTTGCGGTGGGCGACGTCGACCACTTGCGGATCGCGGAGAATCCGGTCGGCCAGGCTGCGAATCTCGGGGGGCATGGTAGCCGAGAACAGTAGATTCTGCCGGTCCTCCGGCAGTGCGGCGAGCACCCGGCGAATGTCCGGCAGGAAACCCATGTCGAACATGTGGTCGGCCTCGTCGAGGATCAGGGTTTCGATCCGATTGAGGCGTACGACGCCCTGTTGCATGAGGTCGAGTAGCCGGCCGGGACAGGCGACAACGATCTCGGGCCGCGCGGCCAGGGCTCTGCGCTGGTGATGGGCCGAGACGCCGCCGAAGACGGTGGCCACCTTGATGCGCGTGAAGCTGGCCAGGGTCCGTATCTCGTTGCTGATCTGTGCGGCCAGCTCGCGCGTCGGCGCCAGGACCAGAACTCGCGGACCGGGCTTGCGTCCGGCAAGCAGTCGCTCGAGCACCGGCAGCGCGAAGGCCGCTGTCTTACC
Encoded proteins:
- a CDS encoding RND transporter — protein: MMWLDSIPWSIVILLCLTIGLAPFTPPHLVEKIQMLAEGRLVRAIDWFDLLLHAAPWLLLILKGMRAATKS
- a CDS encoding sodium:alanine symporter family protein; translation: MSTWIGTASDWLWGPPMLFLVLGTGLYLIVRLRVVQLRELPAALGALLRRPDTGDEGDISPWAALMTAVGGIVGNGNIAGVATAITAGGPGALFWMWISGVVGMGTMFAESVLGVRYRKKSADGLWVGGPMYYLRDRLGWPRVAAFFAVGMALKTLLATTTVQSNSIASVVGAQLGWAPFTACLAVAALTAVAVLGGVRTVAVASEVLAPVMGLLYLTGAGAALFVFREQLLPALGLVFEHAFSPIAATGGFLGAGVREAFRFGVARGVYSNEAGTGSVPIAHASARTHDPVRQGKVAMLGVLLDTLIVSSATGLVLLASGVWSSGLDSTALTASAFAAGLGETGGWIVLAASILFGLSTLISWAFYGEQCAAYLFGPKARLPYRMLYCLAILGGAAAGARAIWAWADLLNGVMAIPNLIALVVLGGEVGRMLLVRGALVKERD
- a CDS encoding DEAD/DEAH box helicase, whose amino-acid sequence is MSNTNPSHTQIDGFAHFELDPTLHRGIAAAGFVEPRPIQEQAIPAALEGRDVLGLAQTGTGKTAAFALPVLERLLAGRKPGPRVLVLAPTRELAAQISNEIRTLASFTRIKVATVFGGVSAHHQRRALAARPEIVVACPGRLLDLMQQGVVRLNRIETLILDEADHMFDMGFLPDIRRVLAALPEDRQNLLFSATMPPEIRSLADRILRDPQVVDVAHRKPLTTIEHALYPVEGTRKLALLEHILAKDGTSSAIVFTRTKHRARRLAQQLGRTGHRAVALQGNMSQGQRERAMDGFRKRRFDVLVATDIAARGIDVQQVSHVVNFDMPNTTDAYTHRIGRTGRSDRQGKAYTFVTAEDRNLVFQVEKRLGAPIPRRQVEGIESIHFPQARPSGRPAQSDSRTATGPGKIRSRRRPRGRRYGAGR